The Biomphalaria glabrata chromosome 1, xgBioGlab47.1, whole genome shotgun sequence sequence GTCATGATGATAAATAATATTAGAATCTATGATaactatgtctagatctaatattgatCTAGTAAAGTATTCTAAAGTAACGTCATGACTAGTCATgataatctagactctagagagtAGGTAGGCCCTACAGTACTAGTTACGTTACTAgtactagactagactatatGTGACTATAATTAcagtttactagatctactctGACTACCGTCACTAGTCTGACTATAGAGTATACTAAGATAATACTAGTAATTATAGTAGTATTAAGTATAGTATACGAACGGATAAGTATACTATTATTACTAGactatatttaatataataagtataagtatagaaaacgagctcttttaattttaatatcgaAGTGCCTATCCCCAACCAGTTGGGAATAGGCTTCAACCCTATTCCCAACCGGATGGATGGGTCAAATAAGGTCAAACCCTATTTACAGTCAGTTGACTTCCGGTCTATCCCCAGTATAGACTTCCTGCCAATCCCCCCTGTTGACCGGAAGTGTTGCTATATAAAAGGCCAGCGTAAACGTGACCATGGCATTTTATATAGTAATCAATTATCCTCTGGTCACTTTCactatcatttattttaaaaaaaacatggaagGAAAATCATTCACAAATTTTACTGAATTCAAGGAATTTATCAAGAAGCATGAAGAGGAACagcatgttttgtttgttactagTGGTTCTAAAAAGGTATGTTGTTGATTTTACTTTTACAATTCaatatagtataatatagaCTGTAATACTACTATAATAGATCGTTagattcttatttatttcatttaagcttagctttttatttcttttcatttattttattttgtgctgGTTAGTGTTACTAGTGTAGTacgtttttgtttctttttttaaagtaatgtctgttctgtattattataagataatagataaaataataaataataattacatgTAAAGTAGCTTGTAATTTTGAATGAAAATAACGTAGTCCTAGTTGGAAATAAATATAGagagatttattttaaactttctccatttattaaaaagaaacttttattaatttctttatacACAAAGAAGTTAAGTTTAgaatgttatatatttttttccgttTACAGCtgttaaatttaattacacttaaaaaaagagaatgaatTTTCCCTACACACAATTTATAAGtgctaaattttattatttttttagcttatcAATGGACATCCAGCAAAAGAATCCATACAGTATGAGTGGCTAAAATTAGTATGCAAACAAGGGAGAGCCACAAAACCAACATCGAGTAAAGGCATCCGGCCAAATCAAaggtatttatttcaatatttcttaACAATGGAAAAAATATTGTGGTATTACAGAAGATGTGTAGTTGGGGTATAGTGGCCAAGTGTTGAGTGAAGTGCTGTCCACCCTAGTTAACCatcggccatagaaatagatgcccTATACAACATCTGCCTTATTAGATcccaaagtctgaaaggggtaatttacttttatttacaatGCAATAGTTGATACTAAAGATACAGTAGCCAGTTTTATAATAGTATTCAGTGCAATTGTATTATTGAaacacccctcccccctttctcaaatcaaaataataagtagagtgatgaaaaataaatatgtataatattgttattatatttttttttgtaggtcaTGGAAACATGATTGTGGTGCAGTGATACGTGCTGTGATAAGGCATTCAGATGTTACTGGCTACCAGTTTGTCATCACAAAGGCAATATTGTCACATGAGAATCACCCCACAGATCATTTGGTAAGTTATTAAAAAGCATATTTACTCCTAACAATTATCTCTCATGAATTTTCAACTGTCAATATCAATTTCCAAtagctatatatatacaatttataatTTTCAGACTGCACTTGTGTATCCTGAAAATAGAAGAATAAAGCCTGATGAAACCGTGGATCTGATGGTTGGCACCAAAATACCGCAGTCAGAATTGCGACAAATCATCTCGCAGAAACAGAACAAATGTGTTCTTGGAAAGGATGTGGAAAACTACAGGAGAAAACTGAAAGACCCCTGCACTGACAGTGAAGGAGTAGAGAAAATTCTAAATAGTATAAAGGTTGGTGGTGGAATGGTGAAGTATGGTGTGACACCAGAAAATGAATTTTTGTATTTGGCATACATGACCAAGGAAATGATAGGTTCACTTAAAGCCAACAAAACCATATTGATAATAGATTGCACTTATAAAGTCAATGAgtatttatttccattgttgAATGTTATGTGTATTGATGCCAATGGTAATGGTGTACCTGTGTTGCATGCTTTTGTAAGGAATGAGAGTGTTGAAATTTTGTCTGAATGTTTGAGTGTATTACATGATGTGTGTGTGGAGcctcaaattttttttgtagataaAGATTTTAGTGAAATAGGTGCTATCAAACAATGTTTTCCTCAATCTTTAATTCGCCTATGTTCATTTCACACAATGACAGcagtaaaaaagtatttaaatacaaatgtcTCAAAGGAATTATCCAATAAAATTTTTGATCTatttaaagaacaatcttaTACATTGAGTGAAGAAGCATTTGAGTTGTTAAAAGTTGACATCATTTCAGCATGTCCCAGTGTTGAAAGCTACTTTCAAAATAATTGGTGGTCAATTTCTGACATGTGGGCAGCATGTAGAAATACAGATGTTGCATCTCTACATATCACAACTACAAATCATGTAGAATCCTATCATTCAAGGATAAAAAAGCACCTAGATAGCCACACAACACTCTCAGTATGTGTAACTAAGCTACTTTTGTTTGATTcagatctatctaaaataaaatcagcACAACACCACATTCACAAAATAACTAAACATTATTCTACACTACCAGACACACATTTGCTTACTTTGTACAAGAATATATTAACACCATTTGGAGCAGAGTTAGTGGGCCATcagatttctttatttaaaagatgTAACTACAACATAGTTCAAAATGATACTGAcacatcatttttttctatttctaatacTTGTAATTCTAATGATACCAATTCATATGTGGTTAGCATGGATTCTTGCAATTGTATTTTCTTCACTAAATTTTTATTGCCTTGCAGACATATTCTTTCTTTGAGACATAAACTTTCTTTAGAAATGGTTTTTCTTCCTGATGGGTGCCATTTCCAAAATAAATCATTTAGGGATGAAGAATTTGAGGACATATCATCTATCTCAACTAATGTAATTTATCCAACCATTAGTGCAAAGACAGCAGAAGGGCGATTTAAAATTGTTAAGGACCTGACAAATGAACTAAACTGTCTGTATCAGAATATGGGGGAACAACATTTTTTAGTAAAGCTTGAACAgttaaagacatttatttatcaTATCAGGGCCAATAAGGAATTTGTTATTACTAATGTGTCTGAGGCCTTGgctgaaacaaatattagtTTGAATGGTGGGTGTGTTGATGCAGAGTTTCTTCCAATTGCCTCAACTTCTCAGGCCTTGgctgaaacaaatattagtTTGAATGGTGGGTGTGTTGATGAAGAGTTTCTTCCAATTGCCTCAACTTCTCAGGCCTTGGCTGAAACAAATGTTAGTTTGAATGGTGAGTGTGTTGGTGAAGAGTTTGTTCCAATTAATCGTGCTCAACCCTTTGTGGTTCATAATAGTGAAAACAATCTGTCTGGTAGTGATATTGTTGACTCATCTAAAGTTACAACTGATACATTTAGTAATGTAATgttgaaaaaagtaaaaactaaaggaagacctaataataaacaacacttcacaaagaaaaaaagactagGTTTCCCTTACAGCTCGGTTAGTAAAAAACTTAAAACTGTTAGCAGTACTGAAAAAGAAGTTGTAGGTAATGTTAAATGTTCCAGTGCAAATgatgtgaatgtttttgttgatAACCATGTTGAATGTTTAGAAAACAAACGTAATGGTGATGAATGTGCTGAATGTGGACTGGAAGAGGTTTCAAAAGAGAATTGTATAGATGGGAAGTTGATGAACTGGATTGGTTGTATGGTGTGTGATAGGTGGTTTCATGAGTTCTGTTTATCAAGTAATATTTCTGtagattcatttatttgtaaattttgcAATTAAAATGTTAGAAGTGTTTTAATACATATTAACATTTAAgtctatttgttaatttaacTTTCACTTCATAAGACCTATCTTGAGCATTAAAAGTGTAACATAATTCTAcctttaatatataaatgtactaTTGTATCAGTAATACTACCATTCAATAATGTGCTATTTACTCACCATATATTTGTTATAATGCACTTTTTTTATCAAACACATATTAAATTGCTTACAtaagtttatatattaaatattgactTTGATATTGTTTAGCTGAGTATATGTGTAATATATTTTTAGCTGTAacaattaaatgtaattttgtagatattttttctattattttaccagttttatttatcaattcattttgatgcatattacattgtttacatGTATACTTATATACTGACTGAAAATGTTATgtattattatatgttatatatttctAGCAGTGATAGTCGAACATAAAATTTCTTCTATTACTTGCTTTAATAAATTATGTCATACAtatgaccaaaaaaacaaaaaaagtctttgTTGATTGTGTTGTGCTATTCATGTAGGAGAATTAAGGGATGCACTTTTTAAGTGTCTTAAATTCTCTACATCATTACAGAATGTTACTATTATTAGGCTTAACCACAGATGATGATATCAACCCTTTTTTCTTGTGGGATGGTTACTA is a genomic window containing:
- the LOC129926257 gene encoding uncharacterized protein LOC129926257 → MAFYIVINYPLVTFTIIYFKKNMEGKSFTNFTEFKEFIKKHEEEQHVLFVTSGSKKLINGHPAKESIQYEWLKLVCKQGRATKPTSSKGIRPNQRSWKHDCGAVIRAVIRHSDVTGYQFVITKAILSHENHPTDHLTALVYPENRRIKPDETVDLMVGTKIPQSELRQIISQKQNKCVLGKDVENYRRKLKDPCTDSEGVEKILNSIKVGGGMVKYGVTPENEFLYLAYMTKEMIGSLKANKTILIIDCTYKVNEYLFPLLNVMCIDANGNGVPVLHAFVRNESVEILSECLSVLHDVCVEPQIFFVDKDFSEIGAIKQCFPQSLIRLCSFHTMTAVKKYLNTNVSKELSNKIFDLFKEQSYTLSEEAFELLKVDIISACPSVESYFQNNWWSISDMWAACRNTDVASLHITTTNHVESYHSRIKKHLDSHTTLSVCVTKLLLFDSDLSKIKSAQHHIHKITKHYSTLPDTHLLTLYKNILTPFGAELVGHQISLFKRCNYNIVQNDTDTSFFSISNTCNSNDTNSYVVSMDSCNCIFFTKFLLPCRHILSLRHKLSLEMVFLPDGCHFQNKSFRDEEFEDISSISTNVIYPTISAKTAEGRFKIVKDLTNELNCLYQNMGEQHFLVKLEQLKTFIYHIRANKEFVITNVSEALAETNISLNGGCVDAEFLPIASTSQALAETNISLNGGCVDEEFLPIASTSQALAETNVSLNGECVGEEFVPINRAQPFVVHNSENNLSGSDIVDSSKVTTDTFSNVMLKKVKTKGRPNNKQHFTKKKRLGFPYSSVSKKLKTVSSTEKEVVGNVKCSSANDVNVFVDNHVECLENKRNGDECAECGLEEVSKENCIDGKLMNWIGCMVCDRWFHEFCLSSNISVDSFICKFCN